One window of the Thermoanaerobaculia bacterium genome contains the following:
- a CDS encoding sialidase family protein → MIFVIPLILSFGAFASSGTLEDRLIVGCEGPASRDGRYFHSEISADGSRDSSALLAAAITGSRWNVGSVCKVYSSADGGATWTDTETLEQREFGGADPQVAFGPDHWAYFSVLSSGPRDASTLDVYRSRDGGETWAGPSHVGEASVDYDHDKIAVDWSSPRFAGRIYVAALYSIPYRIGLFTSDDEGLTFAGPVDAAVGPDTMGINVSRPVILSDGTLFVPFFDFPLNAPTTGAITSTIRFTVSTDGGCVYSAPREIGERRVDPGSPHSGEMDTDPVFAVDRESSEFADRLYAVWTDSLPGGSRIVLTFSSDRGAHWSAPLTVDDGGPPGSRQFQPALAVNADGVVAVSWLDTRNTSDGSGYDAYITASKDGGRSFLPSRRLSSESSFPERSTLDILPTSWRSRLDGRRVTLFAPAGRFEAGGDYCEMAVEKSGDFHPFWPDHRNGFSQIWTCPVRLGARPVPPPGGLTEVTLDNELVLDFDTPSYEASKMELRLPVHLRNISSRPVWGPLRVTIRAFGSGTGAHYLENTPEVLNSDNGSRGAGAAFDFSRALGDESRLNPGARTAQVTWIFRLKNPLRTPDLHISVTGRVLRNSPPSAAERPPN, encoded by the coding sequence TTGATTTTCGTCATTCCGCTGATCCTGTCGTTCGGCGCGTTCGCCAGTTCGGGCACGCTCGAGGACCGGCTGATCGTCGGATGTGAAGGCCCGGCGAGCCGCGACGGACGGTATTTCCACTCCGAAATTTCGGCGGACGGTTCGCGGGATTCTTCCGCTCTGCTGGCGGCCGCGATCACCGGCAGCCGCTGGAACGTCGGCTCGGTGTGCAAGGTGTATTCCTCGGCGGATGGGGGGGCCACGTGGACCGACACCGAGACCCTCGAGCAGCGGGAATTCGGTGGCGCGGATCCCCAGGTCGCGTTCGGGCCCGATCACTGGGCGTATTTTTCGGTTCTTTCGAGCGGGCCGCGGGACGCCAGCACTCTCGACGTCTATCGGTCCCGCGACGGGGGCGAGACCTGGGCGGGGCCCTCGCATGTCGGAGAGGCCTCGGTTGATTATGACCACGACAAGATCGCCGTGGACTGGTCCTCGCCGCGGTTCGCGGGAAGGATCTATGTCGCGGCACTCTACTCAATTCCCTACCGCATTGGCCTCTTCACCTCCGACGATGAAGGGCTGACTTTCGCGGGTCCCGTCGATGCCGCCGTCGGGCCGGACACGATGGGAATCAACGTCTCTCGCCCGGTAATCCTTTCCGATGGCACCCTGTTCGTTCCGTTCTTCGATTTTCCGCTCAACGCGCCGACAACCGGAGCCATTACCTCGACGATTCGTTTCACCGTCTCGACCGACGGGGGCTGCGTCTACAGCGCCCCGCGGGAGATCGGAGAACGTCGTGTGGATCCCGGCAGTCCGCACTCGGGGGAGATGGACACCGATCCGGTTTTCGCGGTCGATCGTGAATCGTCGGAATTCGCCGATCGGCTCTACGCCGTCTGGACGGATTCTCTTCCGGGCGGGTCGCGAATCGTCCTGACGTTCTCCTCCGACCGGGGAGCCCACTGGTCGGCTCCCCTGACCGTCGATGACGGCGGTCCGCCCGGCTCCCGGCAGTTCCAGCCCGCGCTTGCCGTCAACGCGGACGGGGTCGTTGCGGTGTCGTGGCTGGACACACGAAACACCTCCGATGGCTCCGGCTACGACGCCTACATCACCGCCTCGAAGGACGGCGGCCGGTCCTTTCTTCCCTCACGAAGGCTCTCGTCGGAATCTTCCTTCCCCGAAAGGAGCACGCTGGACATCCTGCCGACATCCTGGCGCAGCCGTCTCGACGGACGCCGCGTCACTCTCTTCGCGCCCGCCGGACGTTTCGAGGCGGGCGGGGATTATTGCGAGATGGCGGTGGAAAAGAGCGGCGACTTTCATCCGTTCTGGCCGGACCACCGCAATGGGTTTTCTCAGATCTGGACCTGTCCCGTCCGATTGGGGGCACGTCCCGTTCCTCCGCCGGGCGGTCTGACGGAGGTGACTCTCGACAACGAATTGGTTCTCGACTTCGATACTCCGTCCTACGAGGCGTCGAAGATGGAGCTCCGCCTTCCCGTGCATCTCCGGAATATCTCCTCTCGCCCCGTCTGGGGGCCCCTCCGCGTGACCATCCGAGCTTTCGGAAGCGGGACGGGCGCTCACTACCTGGAAAACACGCCGGAAGTGCTGAACTCCGACAACGGCAGCAGGGGAGCGGGCGCCGCATTCGACTTTTCCCGCGCTCTCGGGGACGAATCTCGTCTGAATCCCGGAGCGCGGACTGCCCAAGTCACCTGGATCTTCCGCCTGAAGAATCCCTTGAGAACGCCCGATCTCCACATTTCCGTGACCGGTCGGGTGCTGCGGAATTCTCCGCCGAGCGCCGCCGAACGCCCGCCGAACTGA